Proteins found in one Camelus bactrianus isolate YW-2024 breed Bactrian camel chromosome X, ASM4877302v1, whole genome shotgun sequence genomic segment:
- the TNMD gene encoding tenomodulin isoform X2, with amino-acid sequence MEHTFYSNGEKKKIYMEIDPVTRTEIFRSGNGTDETLEVHDFKNGYTGIYFVGLQKCFIKTQIKVIPEFSEPEEEIDENEEITTTFFEQSVIWVPAEKPIENRDFLKNSKILEICDNVTMYWINPTLIAVSELQDFEEDGEDLHFPTNEKKGIEQNEQWVVPQVKAEKTRHARQASEEDLPINDYTENGIEFDPMLDERGYCCIYCRRGNRYCRRVCEPLLGYYPYPYCYQGGRVICRVIMPCNWWVARMLGRV; translated from the exons ATGGAGCACACTTTCTACAGCAATGGAGAGAAGAAGAAGATTTACATGGAAATTGATCCCGTGACCAGAACCGAAATATTCAGAAGCGGAAATGGCACTGATGAAACATTGGAAGTACatgactttaaaaat GGATACACTGGCATCTACTTTGTAGGTCTTCAAAAATGCTTCATCAAAACTCAGATTAAAGTGATTCCTGAATTTTCTGAACCAGAGGAAGAAATAGATGAG AATGAAGAAATTACCACAACTTTCTTTGAACAGTCAGTGATTTGGGTCCCAGCAGAAAAGCCTATTGAAAACCGAGACTTtcttaaaaattccaaaattctGGAGATTTGTGATAATGTGACCATGTATTGGATCAATCCCACTCTAATAGCAG TTTCAGAGTTACAAGACTTTGAGGAGGATGGTGAAGACCTCCATTTTCCTACCAATGAAAAAAAAGGCATTGAACAAAATGAGCAGTGGGTGGTCCCTCAAGTGAAGGCGGAGAAGACCCGTCACGCCAGACAAGCAAGTGAGGAAGACCTCCCGATCAATGACTAT ACCGAAAATGGCATAGAATTCGACCCCATGCTGGATGAGAGAGGTTATTGTTGTATTTACTGCCGTCGAGGCAACCGCTACTGCCGCCGCGTCTGTGAACCTTTACTAGGTTACTACCCGTATCCATACTGCTACCAGGGAGGGCGGGTTATCTGTCGTGTCATCATGCCTTGCAACTGGTGGGTGGCTCGCATGCTGGGGCGGGTTTAA